TTGGTGAAGAAACCGGCGGCGCCAATGACGGAACGGTTGCAGGATTTTATTCTTATCAAATGCTTCCCAATTCTAAAATAGATTTACCTATAGGATTACTTTTGGTGCAGCCCAATATTGATTTTACACATACAAAAAAAGGAGTCGTTCCTGATGTTGAAATTTCTCAAGGCGTTCAGGATATTATCGATAAAAAAGATGTACAATTAGACTGGATAAAAGCTGAAATTGAAAAAGAGAAAAGTTTAAAAACTACTAAGTGATGAAAATTTTAATCAAATCATTTAAGTTTTTAGTCTTCCTGATGATTTCTTGGTTCATTGCACATACCATCTACATTGTCGTTGACGGGTTATCTGATGAAGGTAAAAAAGCAGATATTGCGATTATCCTCGGAAGCAAAGTAAATGAAGACGGTACTTTATCTACAAGACTTGAAAAACGTTTGGAAACCGGAATTAAACTGTACAAAAATCATCGTGTCAAAAAAATTCTGGTCAGTGGCGGTTTAGGTAAAGAAGGCTTTTATGAAGGTTCAAAAATGAAAGAATTTTTAGTTAATAAGGCAGTTCCGGACTCTATAATTTTAGTGGATAATTATGGTAATAATACCAGATTAACTGTAGAAAACACTTTGAAATTTCAGCAAAAATATAAGTTTAAAAACATCATCGTTGTTTCCCAATATTTTCATGTAACCCGCACAAAAAAACTTTTTAAAGAAAAAGGTTTTACACAGGTAGAAAGTGTAAGCCCAAGATATTTTGAATGGCGGAATTTGTATTCAATTTTAAGAGAATTTCCGGCTTATTATACCCAATAAGTGTTGATAGTTTTAATTTCAGCGCATTAAAATTTAATTTTAGCATTAAAAAAGCTCCCGAATTGGGAGCTTTCAAACTACATATTGATAATTAGTTGATATGTTCTACGCTAAGAATTTCAATTTTTCTATCACCATTTTCAAAAGGCCAATCGATAATTTCGCCTTCTTTATTCCCTACAATCGCCAGTGCAATATTAGATAATACAGAATATTTTCCTTTTTTTACTTTGGCTTTATCCTCAGAAACAATCACAAATTTCTGCTCTTGAGGATGTGAAGAATCTTTTATTTTAACTTCGCAATTGATGGTTACAACATCTTTTGGCAAATCACGACGTAAAACCTGCTTTGCGTTTCTTAATTGAGCAAGAAGTATTTTTTCTTCTTCAGCAGTTGTTTTTTTTCTTCTTAAATGTTCTTTTATTAAATCATATACTCCTGTGGTTAAAATAATCTGTTCTGACATAATTTTATTTTTTAAAAATTGAGATTTCTGAATGCAGAATATTGACTCAGACATAACCATTGTGCACAAAAATTTGTGATAAGGTATGCAGAATGCACATTCAGAAAAAAAAATGAATTGGTTCAAACACTTAATAATGCCCTGTCCCGAGTCTCGACAGGGATACTAAATAAACTCTTTAGAATTTTTTAAAAATTTATCATCATGCAGATATGACAAAGACAACGAAAGTGTAATCGAAGTATACTTTACCGGAAAAAAGTACTTTTTTGTCATTTAATTGAATTGTTACGAAGATACGACTTATAATCGACATGATGAAAATCGTAGCTTCGTATCAATTTATTTTTTTTGAAATTCAATCAAAATATTTTCTATTTGCTGAACGTATTTTCCATAAAACATTTTATACCAATATTTCCCCAGCAAGAAAAGACCAAAAAGACCGATAGCAAGTGTAGAAAGAATCGTAGTCGCTACCTTAAAATCACTCATCGGTTTGGGATGCGGGATAAATTCGACAACGATAATAAGTTCACAGACCAAAAATGGCACAAATGAAAGCATAAATGATAGATAATACTGCTTATTAAGGTCAAACTGGTACATTAAATCTTTCAAAGAATCGTAGGTATTCATCATTGGGTTGCCTATATTATTGTATAATTTAAAAAACTTACTGAAGAAAAATGATACTACAATTACCATTGAGAAAAGCAAAACCGTCAAATAAAATTTAAACTTAAATGGAGCTTCCGGCACAGGAATCCAGACTACAGCGAATCCAAAGAGTAATATTCCTACGGTAGACCAAAATTCCATTCGCATGTTTTTTCTGATTTTTTCTAGCGGAAGATTAATTTTATTTTTCTGTTCAATACTGATTTCAGGCGTTTCATCAGAAACATCGTCATTCCATGCATTTTTTAGGTCATCTATATTCATAATGTTTATTTTTTTGTTTGGAGATACAGGATTCGAGTTTCGGGATTCGAGATTCGAGATTCGAGATTCGAGTTTCGGGATTCGAGTATTAAGTCTCACTTTCGAATCTTGTATCTCGTAACACGTATCTCATATCTAATTACTATTTAAAATCTCTTTCAATTTATTTTTGGCGCGATTCATTTTCACTCTTACATTTCCTTCCGAAATACCCATTTGCTCGGCGATTTGCTTTCCGGAAAAATCTTCTAAGTAATAAAAAATAAATGCTTTATCGATTGGGTTTAGCTGATTGATTGCTTTATACATTTCGGCAAGCTTCTCTTCTTTTTCATGGTCGTATTCATCCTCTGTAATTTTATAATTCGAAAAATCTTCGTTGGCTATAAAGCTTCTTTTCTTTTCAGATTTTAAGAAAATAATGGCTGTATTAAGTGCAATTCTGTACAGCCAGGTTGAAAATTCACTTTCACCCTTAAATTTTGGATAAGCTTTCCAGACCTGAAACGTAATCTCCTGAAAAAGATCATCGCGGTCATCTTTATCATCCATATACATTTTAGAAATCTTAAAAATGATTCCTTTATGCTTTTCTATTTTGGTAATAAATTCTTGTTCTGAGGTCATGGTTTCTTTACGCTCTGTAGAGTTAGTAGTTTTTTGAAATAAATGTTACATTCTTTTTTATTTTTTTTTAGAAAACCCGATTAATAACTTTGTCAGCGTTATTTCCAGGGTACTAATTAAACTTCATAAGGTTTAACAAATATAAAAACTCATTTTATTGGCTAAAAATATTAAAATCATCATAAATACATACCAAATCAGCATTTCACATCATTCGTGGCGTAAAATTTGTGTTTTATGCTGAACATCACAAAAAAATATTAATATGCCTTACCTTACAAAACAAGACAGCAAAAATGTTGAACTTTACTACGAAGATTTCGGTTCCGGACAACCCATTATTCTTATTCACGGATGGCCGTTAAGCGGAAAATCCTGGGAGCTACAGATTCCTGTACTTTTAGATTTAGGATATCGTGTGATTACCTATGACAGAAAAGGTTTCGGAAAATCTTCTCCTACTTTAGATGGTTATGATTATGACGGTTTAGCGGCTGATTTACACGAACTCATTACTCAACTAGAATTAAAAAATGTCATTCTTTTTGGCTTTTCAATGGGTGGTGGCGAAGCTGTACGTTATTTAACCAATTACGGTTCAGAAAATGTAGATAAAGTAGCCTTGATTTCTTCAATTATTCCTTTGGTAAAACAGAAAGACGATAATCCGCATGGCGTTTCTGAGGAAGAATTATATGGAATTTTAACCAGCCTTAAAACCGACAGAGTTACTTTCCTTGAAAGTTTCCACAAAAACTTTTATAATTACGGATTGCTTTCTCAAAAAGTGAGTCAAAAACAGCTGGATTATGATTGGAATATTGCCTCTCACGCCTCTCCTATTGCAACAATAAAGTGTGCTGAAAGCTGGGCAAATACAGACTTCAGACCAGAGTTAAGTAATGTTAATGTAAAAACGCTTATTGTACATGGTGACGATGATCAGATTGTCCCAATAGAAACCGCAGGGAAACAAGCTGCCGCAGGAATTGCCGATAATGATTTTGTCATTATTGAAGGCGCTCCACACGGATTAAACATTACACATGCAGATCATTTAAATGAAATCTTAACAAGATTCCTTACCAACAAATAAAACTTTGTTCAATCAGATTGTTTTTAAAATCAGAAAAGCGCAATTAAAAATATTGCGCTTTTATTTTGTATGATACTTTATACCATCAAGTATACAAAAAAGCAGTACAATTATGAAAAATTGTACTGCTTTTTATAATTTTTTGAGAGAGTTACAATTGTTTTAATTTTTTCAAAGTAATCCCGAAAATTATCTGTAGAACCCCAAACATAATGATGGAGAAAGCCGTATAATACACAATGGTTAAACCTCCAATAAGAGGGTTAAAAATCATTAATAACGAAAGTAAAATTCCTAAAATTCCGAATATTAAGGGTGCTATCCACGCAGAAACATTCATTTCTTTAAGTGCAATAGCATGTCCAATCCCTGTAATAGAACGGAACATTATAATAAACCCAACGTATATCGGAAGAAAAGTAGCCGTTAACATGGGAGAAGCCATTAAAATAATCCCGAAAATTAAATCTATAATTCCGCCAACCAATGCCCAACCCCAATTTTGAAAATGCCTATTGCTGAGTGCATTTACAATTTCAAAAATCCCACTAATAAAGAAGATTGCAGCAAAAAGCATCGTGAGCGCCAAATAAGATGACAACGGGGTACGGAATATGTAGATTCCGCTAATGATAAAAATAATCCCAGTAATAATGGGTAAAAACCAATATTTGTAAGGTTTAGGGTAAGATTCGTTCATAATAAAATTGTTTTTTTTGGTTAGATTTATAAATAATTAATGTGTTCTATTTTACTGTGTATTTTACGTTAAAAACTATAGCCAGCTCCCAAATTCAAATATACTGGCCTCATGGTAAAAGTTATGGTTTTAAAATCTGATTTAAACATATTATTTAAGCCAAAACTGAAATCACCAAAGACATTGAGATGTTTAGAAAACTGCCAAGTAGTACCCAACTGAAGACCATAGGAAAACTTTCTCAAATCATTTGAAAAATCATAAGAAGCTGTTTTGTCATCTTCAAAAATAACTTTTACGCCGGTAGGATCGCCTTCTCTAAGATAACCATCAAAAACATATCCTGAAAAATTCTTATCCATGAGAAAAGACCAAAAAGCACCACCCGAAAAAGACCAACAATCATTTACTTTAAAAATAGCTAAAGTAGGAATGGTGATGTAAGAATTTGCGATGTGAGTCGACACGCCGCCCGTCCAATTTCCGGCTACCCTCTCACCTTCTCCGCCAATAATTTCCATTCTGTAATTTTTAACCATAGAATTGGCTTTCATCCCTTTGTTTTCTAATTTAACACCCGTTCTAATTCCCCAAGAACTAGGAGTTTGTTTGAACAAATAAATAATGCTTCCTTCAAGACTGATATTCAGCATCGGATTAAAACTGCTCAGTTCTCTAATTTCTGCAGGAATCGGGATTGGAGTAAATCCGCCAATATTAATCCCAGCACGTAATTGATACTCAATAACTCCTTTTTCTTTTTTTTCAGTATCTAAATCTTGCGCAAAGATTAATGAGCTTCCTGCAAAAAGAAACACGAATGAATTGATGAAAAGGCGATAGAAATTGTATTTCATTTTTAATGTATTAATTCGACTTCATCAATTAAAAGAGTACTTTCTACGGCACCTGCAAAAGTATCTCCGTCAATACTTGATGTAAAAACCAAAGTCAGGCTATATTTTCCATCTTTCAATTTTTGCTGATCGATTGTTTTATTATTTAATACATTAAAAGGAATATAAAATTCCGTCCAATCTGAAGCTTCAATTCTTTGTACATCTGTAATTTGAGCAATAGAATAGATATTAGGATGGGTAAATTTATTTGTTCCATCAAGATATTTTAAGGCAGTATCTGTTTCAAAAAAAACAGCATAGATGTCCCAAGTATCTTTCTTGTTGGGCTGTACCACTCCATTCTCTTTATATACTGGCCCTGCTTTATATTTGAAAAAACCTTTTACCCCATCAGGAACAAAATCTACTGGCACCCCAAGGTGTAAGCTTTTTAAAGGATTGGTAATAGAAGCAGCTAAATCAAATTCTCCCATAAATAAGTTTCCTGCAGCTATAGGTTTCCCCATTGTAGCGCCTAAAGCTCCGGTAGATTGGGTGGTTAGTTTTACTGCCTGACCTACTTTTCCTGCTGCCCAACGTGCAGTAGGATACCCTTCAGGAGTAGAAGAAGCTCCTGTTAGGCTAAAAGCGATATTTCCACTGGCCCAATCCATAATATTTTGATTATTATGGTCTGTCTCAAAAAACACATCAAACTTACCATTTTCAATACGTACGTTTTCAAAATTATACATCGAACTTACCGTCGAAACAATATAAGAAACCTCATATTTCTTTTGATACTGCCGATCTTCTGAAGTTACCGTATAAATCTGAGGTTGACTGAAGTTAAGCACCGTTCCACTTTC
The sequence above is a segment of the Chryseobacterium turcicum genome. Coding sequences within it:
- a CDS encoding PCMD domain-containing protein, which produces MKHLKYILFFLCSCWLLSCIQSELPNAEADILSCDVDPAILRKDPIIQNDRIQILVIPSTDITKQAPIFTLTPGATIFPESGTVLNFSQPQIYTVTSEDRQYQKKYEVSYIVSTVSSMYNFENVRIENGKFDVFFETDHNNQNIMDWASGNIAFSLTGASSTPEGYPTARWAAGKVGQAVKLTTQSTGALGATMGKPIAAGNLFMGEFDLAASITNPLKSLHLGVPVDFVPDGVKGFFKYKAGPVYKENGVVQPNKKDTWDIYAVFFETDTALKYLDGTNKFTHPNIYSIAQITDVQRIEASDWTEFYIPFNVLNNKTIDQQKLKDGKYSLTLVFTSSIDGDTFAGAVESTLLIDEVELIH
- a CDS encoding alpha/beta fold hydrolase, whose translation is MPYLTKQDSKNVELYYEDFGSGQPIILIHGWPLSGKSWELQIPVLLDLGYRVITYDRKGFGKSSPTLDGYDYDGLAADLHELITQLELKNVILFGFSMGGGEAVRYLTNYGSENVDKVALISSIIPLVKQKDDNPHGVSEEELYGILTSLKTDRVTFLESFHKNFYNYGLLSQKVSQKQLDYDWNIASHASPIATIKCAESWANTDFRPELSNVNVKTLIVHGDDDQIVPIETAGKQAAAGIADNDFVIIEGAPHGLNITHADHLNEILTRFLTNK
- a CDS encoding GreA/GreB family elongation factor, giving the protein MSEQIILTTGVYDLIKEHLRRKKTTAEEEKILLAQLRNAKQVLRRDLPKDVVTINCEVKIKDSSHPQEQKFVIVSEDKAKVKKGKYSVLSNIALAIVGNKEGEIIDWPFENGDRKIEILSVEHIN
- a CDS encoding YdcF family protein; the protein is MKILIKSFKFLVFLMISWFIAHTIYIVVDGLSDEGKKADIAIILGSKVNEDGTLSTRLEKRLETGIKLYKNHRVKKILVSGGLGKEGFYEGSKMKEFLVNKAVPDSIILVDNYGNNTRLTVENTLKFQQKYKFKNIIVVSQYFHVTRTKKLFKEKGFTQVESVSPRYFEWRNLYSILREFPAYYTQ
- a CDS encoding porin family protein, with the protein product MKYNFYRLFINSFVFLFAGSSLIFAQDLDTEKKEKGVIEYQLRAGINIGGFTPIPIPAEIRELSSFNPMLNISLEGSIIYLFKQTPSSWGIRTGVKLENKGMKANSMVKNYRMEIIGGEGERVAGNWTGGVSTHIANSYITIPTLAIFKVNDCWSFSGGAFWSFLMDKNFSGYVFDGYLREGDPTGVKVIFEDDKTASYDFSNDLRKFSYGLQLGTTWQFSKHLNVFGDFSFGLNNMFKSDFKTITFTMRPVYLNLGAGYSF
- a CDS encoding HdeD family acid-resistance protein; its protein translation is MNESYPKPYKYWFLPIITGIIFIISGIYIFRTPLSSYLALTMLFAAIFFISGIFEIVNALSNRHFQNWGWALVGGIIDLIFGIILMASPMLTATFLPIYVGFIIMFRSITGIGHAIALKEMNVSAWIAPLIFGILGILLSLLMIFNPLIGGLTIVYYTAFSIIMFGVLQIIFGITLKKLKQL
- a CDS encoding RNA polymerase sigma factor, whose product is MTSEQEFITKIEKHKGIIFKISKMYMDDKDDRDDLFQEITFQVWKAYPKFKGESEFSTWLYRIALNTAIIFLKSEKKRSFIANEDFSNYKITEDEYDHEKEEKLAEMYKAINQLNPIDKAFIFYYLEDFSGKQIAEQMGISEGNVRVKMNRAKNKLKEILNSN